The Solibacillus sp. FSL W7-1464 genome contains a region encoding:
- a CDS encoding anti-sigma regulatory factor: protein MNTKSTVEIVTEWDIVAARQLGRNEAKAIGFGAVDQARITTAISELARNIYLYARTGEITIERISNEEKVGLRIIAADKGPGISDLKKVMEDGYSTSGGLGAGLPGVKRLMDTMDIQSNVGVGTTIVIEKWVR, encoded by the coding sequence ATGAATACGAAATCTACCGTAGAGATTGTAACAGAATGGGATATTGTAGCTGCACGCCAACTTGGGCGTAACGAAGCGAAAGCAATTGGCTTTGGCGCGGTAGATCAAGCTCGAATTACTACAGCGATAAGTGAACTGGCTCGAAATATCTATTTGTATGCACGGACCGGGGAAATAACAATAGAGCGTATTAGTAATGAAGAGAAAGTTGGCCTTCGTATAATAGCGGCAGATAAAGGACCAGGAATAAGCGATTTAAAAAAAGTGATGGAAGACGGCTATTCTACTTCCGGTGGGCTTGGTGCGGGATTGCCGGGAGTCAAAAGGCTGATGGATACAATGGACATCCAATCCAATGTAGGAGTTGGTACGACAATAGTTATCGAAAAATGGGTAAGATAG
- a CDS encoding type II toxin-antitoxin system PemK/MazF family toxin → MIVKRGDVFFADLSPVVGSEQGGTRPVLIIQNDIGNRFSPTVIIAAITAQIQKAKLPTHVEIDAKKYGFERDSVILLEQLRTIDKSRLTDRITQLDAKLMQEVDIALNISLGLVKF, encoded by the coding sequence TTGATTGTAAAACGTGGAGACGTTTTTTTTGCTGACCTATCACCAGTGGTAGGTTCAGAACAGGGCGGGACTAGACCCGTTCTTATTATTCAAAATGATATTGGAAATCGCTTTAGTCCAACCGTCATAATAGCTGCAATAACTGCGCAAATTCAAAAAGCAAAGTTACCCACACATGTTGAAATCGACGCGAAAAAGTATGGTTTTGAACGTGATTCGGTAATTTTGCTTGAACAATTGCGTACAATTGATAAATCACGATTAACAGATCGTATTACTCAGCTAGATGCAAAACTAATGCAAGAAGTAGATATCGCTCTTAATATTAGTTTAGGACTCGTAAAATTTTAA
- the alr gene encoding alanine racemase, with product MDTPIYYRPTKAVIDLQAITHNLSSLRNYIGPEIQIIAVVKANAYGHGDVEIAKTAIDAGATMLAVATPDEAVHIRENFKDIDILVLGASPHAFIPYASSENITLTVFSTEWLQGAQQYTPLLNPLKLHIKVDSGMGRIGVSTKEELLELYTMIHSSEDFLVDGIFTHFATADEEDTMYFDNQATLFKDFLGALPQKPRLVHVANTATALVKDPSLHYDAVRFGISMYGLLPSGYVGTKLPFPIKPALSLQTELVHIKKMQAGQSVGYGATYTAEEECYIGTIPIGYADGMIRKLSGQEVLVGGKRAKIVGRICMDQSMILLPEAYTVGEEVVLIGCQQQEEITIDDWAHKLQTINYEVPCVITARVPRVYK from the coding sequence ATGGATACTCCAATTTATTACAGACCAACAAAAGCAGTTATTGATCTGCAAGCAATCACACATAACCTGTCTTCACTGCGAAACTATATAGGACCGGAAATCCAGATAATTGCTGTAGTAAAGGCGAATGCATATGGTCACGGAGATGTGGAAATTGCAAAAACAGCGATTGATGCCGGAGCAACAATGCTTGCTGTTGCAACACCGGATGAAGCAGTACATATTAGAGAAAATTTTAAGGATATTGATATTTTAGTGTTAGGTGCTTCACCGCATGCTTTTATTCCATATGCATCATCAGAAAATATTACCCTTACCGTCTTTTCAACAGAATGGCTGCAGGGAGCACAACAATATACGCCACTGTTGAATCCGTTGAAACTTCACATTAAAGTGGATTCGGGTATGGGACGTATCGGTGTATCCACTAAAGAAGAACTATTGGAATTGTATACAATGATTCATTCTTCTGAGGATTTTTTAGTGGATGGAATTTTCACGCATTTTGCTACTGCGGATGAAGAAGACACCATGTACTTTGACAATCAGGCTACCCTATTCAAGGACTTTTTAGGTGCTTTGCCACAAAAGCCCCGTCTTGTTCATGTAGCCAATACAGCAACCGCTTTAGTAAAAGATCCTTCTTTGCACTATGATGCGGTACGGTTCGGTATTTCCATGTACGGATTACTGCCTTCAGGTTATGTAGGCACAAAATTACCATTTCCGATTAAACCTGCGTTATCTTTACAGACAGAACTTGTACATATAAAAAAAATGCAGGCTGGTCAATCGGTAGGCTATGGAGCAACATATACAGCAGAAGAGGAATGCTACATCGGAACAATACCAATTGGCTATGCGGATGGTATGATTCGTAAGCTATCGGGCCAAGAAGTGCTCGTTGGAGGAAAAAGAGCGAAAATTGTCGGCAGAATCTGTATGGATCAAAGTATGATTTTACTTCCGGAAGCATATACTGTTGGAGAAGAAGTTGTACTAATAGGCTGCCAACAGCAAGAGGAAATCACAATTGATGATTGGGCTCATAAACTCCAAACAATTAATTACGAAGTGCCATGTGTAATTACAGCTAGAGTTCCTAGGGTATATAAATAA
- a CDS encoding LolA family protein, producing the protein MKLRLLVVVVCCLFLAACGKATKDEVIEDVNKKWNDAKGYELSASMEVRTGAEPRIYDVKVWHTKPDFYRVAVNPKGESEQQLIVRNEEGVFVVTPSLRKTHKFQSEWPKQNSQAYIIGALADDLVSDSKAVMTEDDASYTFEVATRNVDQTALPVQQIVVDKKTMLPTKVSVMDESLQEQVVITFGDIKLGVQHTAEEYAVEKFSEKEEKKAASAEVVDTEFSVYYPTIDWAHTKLTDEYEVQEEGNTRVILTFEGEKPFTLMQQPIQPDDSVLPVFSPGDPADLGYTIGAITDHSIQWDKDGMTFFIASTKLTKDELLEVAASVQESSMK; encoded by the coding sequence TTGAAACTCCGACTGCTAGTAGTTGTCGTTTGTTGTCTCTTTTTGGCGGCGTGTGGAAAAGCTACAAAGGATGAAGTGATTGAGGATGTCAACAAGAAGTGGAATGACGCAAAAGGTTATGAATTAAGTGCTTCGATGGAAGTTCGGACAGGCGCGGAGCCACGTATTTATGATGTGAAAGTTTGGCATACAAAACCGGATTTTTACCGAGTGGCAGTTAATCCAAAAGGTGAGTCAGAACAACAGTTAATCGTCCGAAATGAAGAAGGTGTCTTTGTTGTCACGCCATCATTACGTAAAACGCATAAATTTCAAAGTGAATGGCCAAAGCAAAATAGTCAGGCGTATATAATCGGTGCATTGGCTGATGATTTAGTGTCAGATTCAAAAGCGGTAATGACTGAAGATGATGCAAGCTATACTTTTGAAGTTGCGACACGGAATGTAGACCAAACAGCACTGCCGGTTCAGCAAATTGTAGTTGATAAGAAAACGATGCTTCCGACAAAAGTAAGTGTGATGGATGAATCATTACAAGAGCAAGTTGTGATTACATTTGGAGATATTAAATTAGGTGTGCAGCATACTGCGGAAGAGTATGCGGTAGAAAAATTCTCTGAAAAAGAAGAAAAGAAAGCCGCATCGGCAGAAGTGGTAGACACAGAGTTTAGTGTGTATTATCCAACGATCGACTGGGCTCATACTAAGCTGACAGATGAATATGAAGTTCAGGAAGAGGGAAATACACGAGTTATTTTAACATTCGAAGGGGAAAAGCCGTTTACACTAATGCAGCAGCCAATCCAACCGGATGATTCGGTCTTACCTGTATTCTCTCCTGGGGACCCGGCGGATTTAGGTTATACGATCGGTGCAATTACTGATCACTCAATCCAGTGGGACAAAGATGGTATGACCTTCTTCATCGCATCCACAAAATTGACAAAAGATGAATTGCTGGAAGTAGCTGCAAGTGTACAGGAAAGTAGTATGAAGTAA
- the acpS gene encoding holo-ACP synthase: MIKGIGLDLVELDRIKKMTDRSAKFAQRILTERELAIYDTLSDMRKVEFLAGRFAAKEAYSKANGTGIGKDCELHQIEILKTEQGKPLLYFDGEQVNGFISITHTRTTAAAQVILMQ, translated from the coding sequence ATGATTAAAGGGATTGGATTGGATTTAGTAGAATTGGACCGAATCAAAAAAATGACAGATCGTTCGGCGAAATTTGCTCAACGGATTTTAACGGAAAGGGAGCTTGCCATTTATGATACATTATCGGATATGCGCAAAGTGGAATTTCTGGCAGGTCGCTTTGCAGCAAAGGAAGCCTATTCAAAAGCAAATGGCACAGGAATCGGTAAAGACTGTGAACTTCATCAAATAGAAATTTTAAAAACAGAGCAAGGAAAACCTTTACTATACTTTGATGGTGAACAGGTGAACGGGTTTATTTCCATTACTCATACGCGTACAACAGCAGCTGCCCAAGTAATCTTAATGCAATAA
- a CDS encoding rhomboid family intramembrane serine protease, whose translation MFIRRENFKQYIALYPVVSSIIAINLIVFVLTLIPGFGQELLYAGMSVNGLIAAGDWWRIITSMFLHAGFMHVLFNMFSLFLFGPELEKIAGKIRFLTIYFLAGIFGVAATYATQDAYYASVGASGALYGIFGAFGALVYYTRHLFPQLRQIILPLIVISIIMTFLTPNINIAAHLGGLVTGFILGVVYFNPKNMGRWRKQSIKRVK comes from the coding sequence ATGTTTATTCGTAGAGAAAATTTTAAACAGTACATTGCGCTATATCCGGTCGTATCGTCAATTATAGCAATTAATCTGATTGTTTTCGTCCTAACGTTAATCCCGGGTTTCGGCCAAGAGCTGCTTTATGCCGGAATGAGCGTCAACGGACTCATAGCAGCCGGTGATTGGTGGCGTATTATTACGTCCATGTTTCTACATGCAGGCTTTATGCACGTTCTTTTTAATATGTTCTCCCTATTTCTATTCGGTCCGGAGCTTGAAAAGATCGCCGGCAAAATACGCTTTTTAACAATTTACTTTTTAGCCGGAATTTTCGGTGTCGCTGCTACATACGCAACTCAGGATGCTTATTATGCCAGTGTAGGCGCAAGTGGAGCATTGTATGGAATTTTCGGCGCGTTCGGAGCCCTTGTTTATTACACAAGACATTTATTCCCGCAGTTAAGACAAATTATATTGCCCTTAATTGTGATTAGCATTATTATGACATTTTTAACGCCAAATATTAATATCGCTGCACATTTAGGCGGCTTAGTTACCGGCTTTATTTTAGGGGTTGTATACTTTAACCCTAAAAATATGGGACGCTGGCGTAAACAGTCCATTAAAAGGGTAAAATAA
- a CDS encoding PH domain-containing protein: MSKEKFKLHPVTTIINVMKALKDLLIPIIIIIAANGFNFNLDYRSETFFSEMIPLFILVLVLAITVVSGLIKWWTFVYWFEDSELRVEYGLFIKKKRYIPFDRVQNLNYKEGIFHRIFKLVQVQVETAGSKDGKPEAELTAVTKAAADEVEIQMKKAKQKLPNEGALIQRVEDEEPESESVVLHKMKVPELLLLATTSSGVGVVLAGVFAVLSQFAEFIPFDMIYDELAFLVEYGYIVVMILIALALMLAWGISVGLTFLNYYNFTVSKQHDRLIITRGLIEKKRVTIPLNRVQAIKLAENPFQQILGLASVAVESAGGGFSGENDKKIILFPLIAKKEVFSPLAELFPEYDFQVNQLVQPPIKAQPFFYRIDFLWLVPLIGAISYFFYPYGLLSLLLIVPIILLGRWQFKTTGFIVKDQQITIVSRLVSRVTFYALKKRVQIMQGSQTYFQKRRDIGSVKIVVMSGMHGASATARHMEQQEVEKVLSWYEH; this comes from the coding sequence ATGTCTAAAGAGAAATTCAAACTTCATCCTGTAACGACTATTATCAATGTTATGAAAGCATTGAAAGACCTCCTCATTCCGATCATTATCATTATTGCGGCGAACGGCTTTAATTTTAATTTAGACTATCGAAGCGAAACATTTTTCAGTGAAATGATTCCACTCTTTATATTAGTACTCGTCTTAGCGATTACGGTAGTGAGCGGTTTGATTAAGTGGTGGACATTTGTATATTGGTTTGAAGATAGTGAACTGCGTGTGGAATATGGACTGTTTATAAAGAAAAAGCGCTATATTCCATTTGATCGAGTTCAAAATCTGAATTATAAAGAGGGTATTTTCCACCGGATATTCAAGCTTGTACAAGTACAAGTGGAAACGGCGGGAAGTAAAGATGGTAAACCGGAAGCCGAGTTGACAGCAGTAACAAAAGCTGCAGCCGACGAAGTGGAAATACAAATGAAAAAGGCGAAACAAAAACTGCCGAATGAAGGTGCCCTGATACAAAGGGTTGAAGATGAAGAGCCGGAGTCCGAATCAGTAGTGCTACACAAAATGAAAGTACCGGAACTGTTATTATTAGCGACGACATCCAGCGGTGTTGGTGTAGTACTTGCCGGAGTTTTTGCTGTCCTTTCCCAATTTGCGGAGTTTATTCCATTTGATATGATTTATGATGAATTGGCGTTTTTAGTGGAATACGGATATATTGTCGTCATGATTCTAATCGCTCTAGCGTTAATGCTGGCATGGGGAATCTCTGTCGGCCTGACCTTTTTAAACTATTATAACTTTACGGTCAGCAAGCAGCATGACAGGCTGATTATTACGCGAGGTTTAATCGAAAAAAAACGTGTGACAATCCCGTTGAATCGGGTACAGGCCATTAAACTGGCGGAAAATCCTTTCCAGCAAATACTTGGTTTGGCATCTGTTGCGGTAGAAAGTGCTGGTGGAGGATTTAGCGGGGAAAATGATAAGAAAATCATCTTATTTCCGCTGATTGCAAAAAAAGAAGTATTTTCACCATTGGCAGAACTGTTTCCGGAATATGATTTTCAAGTTAACCAGCTTGTTCAGCCGCCTATAAAAGCACAGCCTTTTTTCTACCGGATTGATTTTTTATGGCTAGTCCCGTTAATCGGCGCTATATCATACTTTTTCTATCCATATGGATTGTTGTCATTATTGCTGATTGTTCCAATTATTCTTCTTGGAAGATGGCAATTTAAGACGACTGGATTTATAGTGAAAGATCAGCAAATTACGATCGTCTCGCGCTTAGTGAGTCGTGTAACGTTTTATGCCTTAAAGAAGCGTGTTCAAATTATGCAGGGAAGTCAAACCTATTTCCAAAAGCGACGCGATATAGGATCTGTAAAAATTGTCGTGATGTCAGGTATGCACGGAGCTTCAGCAACGGCGCGTCATATGGAGCAGCAGGAAGTGGAAAAAGTACTGTCCTGGTATGAACATTAA